The region CGGGGGAACCGTCGCGGTCATGTCCTCCGATCAGGGCAGCATCTCGCGAAACACCGAGGACGGGTACGAGCTCTACAAGGCCAGCAAGGCCGCGCTCAATCAGCTGATGCGCAGTTACGCCACCCGCTATGCCAACGACGGACAGACCAAGCTGCTCCTCGACCCCGGCCACAATCGGACTCGGCTCGGCGGACCCGACGCACCGCTCGACCCGCACGACAGCATCCCGGCCGTCGTCGACATCCTCGAAGCGCAGGCCGGCGCTCCCGGCCTGCAGTTCCTGGATCGTCACGGCGAAACCGTCCCCTGGTAGAACTCCGGGGCCACAGTGCCGGATTGCCCCCGCGCCACGGAGCGCAGAGCATCCACGCTTTCCCCACGGAACTCCCCCGCCACGACCAGCCCTCCTCGACCTCCAGCCGCTCAACCGCCGTCACCAGCAAGGCGACTCCGGTACGCCGGTCCCTTTGCACCCCTGGCTGTCCTAGGGTGACGCTGTCGAGGCACGCAGGCAGAGGGGGACGATCGTGGATCCGGAGATCGCAGCGTTGGCAGGGACCGCAGGGACCACTCTCGTCACTCTGCTGGCGACCGACACCTGGCACAGCGTCAGGGACAGAGTGGTCGCACTGTGGCAGCGGGCCCGGCCCGACAGGGCACCGGCCGTCGCCGCCGAACTCGACGTCACGCGGGAGGAGTTGCTGGGCGCCCGCGCCGCGGGTGACGAGGCGGTCGAAGCCGAGATGGGCTCGGAGTGGCAGGGCCGGATCCGCCGACTGCTCACCGCCCATCCGGAACTCGCCGGTGAACTGCGCACACTGCTGGCCGAACTCGCCCCGGACACCGCCCCCGCCCCCACCATCACCCAACACGCCACCGCCTCCGGCCAGGCCCACGTCTACCAGGCCGGTCGGGACATGCGGATCAGCGGGGCGGACGGCTCATGACCGAGCGTCGGGGGCACCTGCGGGTCCCGCATGCTCGGGCTGAAGGGGGACGCCGAGGAGGCAGGCCGCCTCGCCGGCAACGCCTGCGCCGACGCACACCGACCGCATCCTCGGTTCCGCACATCCCCTCACGACGAGGTGTGTCGTTGCGCAAGGGGCAGCCGCTCGCTCCCATGAGGGCTGAGAGATGAGGGCTGAGGCAGTTCACCACCGGAAGGGAAACGGGCCTCGGGCCCGTATACGACTTCGAGGACTGGCGGCGCAGGTAGGGGTCGGCCATACGTGGGATCCGCCGACCGCAAGGCGGCCGACTACTGGCCGTAGGCCGGATCTGCCGGTCTTCACTCTGGGCGGCCGGCTTCCTCGAGCTCCCGCCCCTGCCTCCCGAGCGGGCCGGAACATGGCAGTGCGCCGCAGGTGCAGGAACCTGCGGCGCACTGTGTGGCCGATGAGGTGACGTCGCCTCTCACCGACCGGCTGGGGGTGATCAGTGGCGGTGGCCCCGGCCCCAGCTTTCGATGTCGACGACCCGGCGGTGGTCGTTGCTCAGGACCGCGGTGCCCCGGTGGTTGTCCCAGACGTAGTCACGCCGGTCCTGGTAGAGGTCCCAGCGGTTGTCACGGCCGATACCGGTGTGGACTCGGACCTGGGAGTGGCCGCCCAGGCGGACGTTGCCGAAGCGGTAGATGTGGCCGGCGCGGTCCGACAGGGTCCAGCCACGCAGGTTGACCGGCATGCGGCCGGTGTTCTTCACCGTCACGTACTCGGCGTTCAGACTCCGGTTGGAGTGGTCGTCACGCCCGGGGCTGTCGTACTGGATCGCACCGAGCACCACTGCCGAGCGGTGATGCCGAGCCGGAGAGTGGCCGTGGCCGGCCGCCGCGGCGGGGAGGACGGCGGTGGCCGCCAGAGCCGCGGAACCGAGGACCGCGGCGGCGATACGCGAAGTGTTACGGAGCACAAAAACCCCCTGGATACGGCACCCATAACGAGGTGCCGGAAACCGGATACCCGGCCGGTTTGACCGGGCTCCCACACAGTGACGCCTCGTCACGCCTTGACGGAAGAAATCCGGTTTGGTGTTACAAAACACAGACATATACACAACCACACCACGCCAGGCGCACACTCCCCCGCGCTCACCAGCGCAAACACGACACCCCGTACACCCATCCAGGCGCCGCAAGGGTTACTGGCGGTGTACAGCTGGTGGTTGTCGCGCGCCTGCTCCGTTGGCAAGCACGGTCCGTGGGTGGTGCGGCTCGGGTGCGCCCCGGGATCCGGTCATACGGAGAGCGTCCGGCGTCCGGCGTCCCACGATCACCTCATGGGGCAGGGCGTCCCAGCAGGTCAGCGCCCACGGCGTCCCGTGAGATCCCCGGCCGGCCGGTGAGGGTGTTCCGTCGTCGGCCCGATGGACATGATCGGTGCGGCGAGGCGGGAGGGCGCCGCTGCCCGTGACGGTCGGCCGTCCTGCCGGCGAGCCGTCCTCTTCGGGGAGTGGGGCCCCATCGACCCTCGCCTCGCATTGTCGTCACGAAGGGAACTCGGCTATGTCCACCCACCTGTCCGCTCGGAGCGGCTTAGTCGCCGTACTGGCCGCGGTTGCGCTCGCCGCGCCCGTCGTCGTCGCCGACACCGCGGCCGCGAGCGGTTCGAAGCTGACGCACGCGCAGGCCGCGAGCAAGTTGCGGGCGGCCGGTATCAGCTGGACCTCCAGCGGTCACTGCTCGAACCGCAACAACCGGCGATGCACCTCCTTCACCCGCATCAACTCCGGCACGATCAAGGGGATCATCGCCTTCAAGCGGGCCGGCCGCTGCGCGGTCACCATCACCGGCGGCACCGAGACCGGCCATGCCTCAGGCCAGTACAGCCACTGGAACGGCTACAAGGTGGACATCTCGCCGACCGGGTGCGTCACGAACTACATCAAGCACACGTTCCGGTACGCCGGTAAGCGTGGCGACGGAGCACCCATGTACAAGTCCTCCACGGGCAACATCTACGCCCGGGAAAGCAGCCACTGGGACATCACCTACAAGTGACGGGGAGGGGGAAGCCCACCATGCGCAGCGTCATACGTCTCGGGGGCACCGCAGCGGCCTCGCTCCTGTTGGCCCTGTCCGGGGCCGTGCCAGGGAACGCGGCTCCCAGCGCGGCCGCGGCCTCGGCGCACTGCACGGGCAGCGGTTGCGTCGGCAAGAGTCCCATGCGCACCGGCTGCGACCGCCATGCACGCACCGTCCGCCGCAGCGCCGAGGTCGGTCCCCTGGTGGAGCTGCGTTTCAGCTCGTCCTGCCGGGCGGCATGGGTCCGCGTCACCCACGCTCGGGGCGGTGACCGCATCGAGGCCCGGAACAGGGGCGGCGTCTGCCGGCACACGACCTGCTACGCGAAAACGGTGGCGGCGGGCCGCTCCTCCGCGTACACCGCCATGGTCAACGACAAGGGGACCAAGGCCTGGGGCTGTCTTCACCGGCGGAACGGCACCATCGTGTGCACGGAAGCGTACTGACCGACCGGCGGGGTGGGGGCGCGCAACGTCGCGTCCCCACCTGCATGTGCGGCCGGAAGCCCCGAACCCCCGACTTCGGGCTTCGGGCTTCGGGCTTCGGGGGATCAGCTGCCCCACGTTCAGGCCTTGTTCGGGGTCTCCACTCGTGGACCTGCTCCCGGACGAACGTCCCGATACACCCGCGAGAGCGCGCACCTTAGACTTCCACTGCGGCTCGTCCGCCGACCCCGCCCACAGAGAGGTGCCCCCGTACCGAGCAGTCCGTCCCGCTTCCCTTCCCGCCCCGGCAGCGCTCGTCCCTCCCCCACTCCGACGATGTCGTACGCGCCGCCCCTCGCGTCCAGTGACGTCCAGTGATGTCCGGACTCCCAGCACACGGCTTCCCCCCACCCGCAGAAGGACAACCCCACTCGTGAAGAAGAGCGCGATAGCCGGCGGCTGCATACTCGGCCTTTTCGTGATCGCAGGCGCCTACCAAGGTGCCGCCGCCACCAGTGACCCACTGACCCTCGCCGAATTCCATCGGCTCAAGGCCGGCAGCAGCGAGAAACTCTTGTTCACCTACGCCAGCACCTGCCAACAGGACAGCGAAAAACTCGCCGACGACTATCCCGTCACCTGGACGTGCTACGGCGCCGACGGAAGCAGCAACGCGGTGTTCTTCTACTCCGAGGGTGTGCTGTTCAGCAAGGCGCAGACCGGACTCACGTAGACCTTGCCCGGTTGCGGGGAGTTTGACGAGGGGCCGAGCGGGCGCCGGAGAACGGCGCTCACTTGCCCGGCGTCTCCGCCAGCCGGAAGGGGCCCGCGGCGCCGGGGCCGAACATCACCGGCAGGTTGCGCCCCAGCGGCACCACCACGACCGGCTCTTCGCGGTACTCCCTGAGGAAGTTCTCCAGGGGCTCCCAGATGAGGCTCCGGTACCCCGACTCGCTTCGCTGGGGCTCGAAGGAGAGGGTCAGCGCAGAGTCCATTACGGTGACGCTCACGGCGTCCACTTCCAGCCACTCTCCACCGATCCAGGCTTCGAGCCTCACGTATGACATGGGGTAAGGGTGCCTTGCACCTCACGCCGCCCGCAAACCAGCCCCACGCAATGCCTCCGCAACGCGTGCCCGGCCGACGGCCGCTCGGTCCGGAAAGAACCTCATTTGCGGGAGTCGGTCCGCACGAGGTCTGCGGACGCCGGCCCGCGCGAGCCGGACGGGTCTCCCTGGACGGGACTTGCCGGACGGGACTCGCCGAGCGGAACTTGCCGGACCATGGGCGGCAGACCGTACGCACCAACCGGCACCGGCCGAAACCGGACTCGGGGCCGTCCGCCATACCGGCCCTGGCACCGCGCTCTGCCGTCCCACGCCGACGCCAGCCCTCAGGCCCGCGTCCCCGCAGGCCGGAGGGCTGGGCGTCCCAGGTTCTCCCCCGTCCCCGGCATGGCTGGACGTGCCGCCGTACGGATCCGGACTCTGATGGCACAAGCGGGGTGCGCACGGCGTAGGGCAGCCCGGTCCGTCATGGAGAGGGAACGTGGTCATGGGAAAACATGCGTCGAAGAGGCGTCAGGGAACGAAAGGGCCGTGCCGCCGAGGCTCAAGCAGGCTCGTCCGAAGGGTCCGTATGCGCCTGGGGCGACCGAGACCGGGGCGGCGCGGGGACGAACTCCACCGCCGCCACGTGCTCTCGTGAACTGCGGTCCAGCAGGACCACCGATATCGCCTCCCGCACCGGGTCGGCGGCCGGGGTCGCCGGTGGTGCGGACTGCTTCTGTTCCGGGAGCCTGACGCCCTGCGCGGATGAAGTGTCGGCTTCGTCGCCGGCGACCCGTAGGGCACGCGGCTGCGCCGTGCCGGGTCCGGACAGGGCTCCGAGCAAACGGTCGAGGCCTCGGCGATGTCGGACGAAGGCGCGTCGCGGGGCCAAGCGGCCGCGCGCCTTCTGGCCCGACAGCGCCTCGGCCACGCCGACGTCCAACAGCACCAGGTGCAGTTCGCGTCCCTGGCGTCCGGCGCTTCTGGCCAGCCACCGGCGCATCCACGGGCGGCCACCGCAGTCGTGGACCAGCACCGGCTCGCCGTCGCGCACCGCCGTACGCAACCACCGGAAGTACCGCCACCGCGCCCACGGGCGGTACACCGCGTACGGCAACCAGGACGGCATCACCGCCTCGCAGGCGACATGGACGACTCGCGGATCGACCACGGACGCTGCCTCGGACCAGCGCCGCAGCAGAGTGCTCTTACCG is a window of Streptomyces caniferus DNA encoding:
- a CDS encoding lamin tail domain-containing protein, giving the protein MLRNTSRIAAAVLGSAALAATAVLPAAAAGHGHSPARHHRSAVVLGAIQYDSPGRDDHSNRSLNAEYVTVKNTGRMPVNLRGWTLSDRAGHIYRFGNVRLGGHSQVRVHTGIGRDNRWDLYQDRRDYVWDNHRGTAVLSNDHRRVVDIESWGRGHRH
- a CDS encoding DUF2690 domain-containing protein; translated protein: MRSVIRLGGTAAASLLLALSGAVPGNAAPSAAAASAHCTGSGCVGKSPMRTGCDRHARTVRRSAEVGPLVELRFSSSCRAAWVRVTHARGGDRIEARNRGGVCRHTTCYAKTVAAGRSSAYTAMVNDKGTKAWGCLHRRNGTIVCTEAY
- a CDS encoding AAA family ATPase, with product MRPHGLVDLRGPGDVPALLSYPAGAVVVVSGLPGSGKSTLLRRWSEAASVVDPRVVHVACEAVMPSWLPYAVYRPWARWRYFRWLRTAVRDGEPVLVHDCGGRPWMRRWLARSAGRQGRELHLVLLDVGVAEALSGQKARGRLAPRRAFVRHRRGLDRLLGALSGPGTAQPRALRVAGDEADTSSAQGVRLPEQKQSAPPATPAADPVREAISVVLLDRSSREHVAAVEFVPAPPRSRSPQAHTDPSDEPA